A genome region from Acidobacteriota bacterium includes the following:
- a CDS encoding MBL fold metallo-hydrolase, with the protein MASLGKRLPHNIEGEFFVDSTCINCDTCRQLAPDVFEDDGDYSFVQAQPEDEKTRREATRALLACPTGSIGTTGENLSHQVISDFPFLIEDSVYYCGFNSAKSYGGHSYFVQHPDGNWLIDSPRFLPHLTRPVEDLGGIRFIFLTHRDDVAEAASYARKFKAERIIHRDELSAQPEAERIIDGVETITFHPDFQIIPTPGHTRGHMVLCYRNRFLFTGDHLWWSRVRQGLSASAEYCWYSFPEQLKSLAKLKNYSFEWVLPGHGQRVHLPAEQMQHELDQLLERLH; encoded by the coding sequence ATGGCGAGTCTTGGGAAGCGGCTTCCACACAATATCGAAGGCGAATTTTTTGTTGATTCAACCTGTATCAACTGTGACACCTGTCGTCAGCTTGCCCCTGATGTGTTTGAAGACGACGGCGACTATTCCTTCGTCCAGGCACAGCCTGAAGATGAAAAAACCCGCCGTGAAGCCACACGTGCCCTGCTCGCCTGCCCAACCGGATCAATTGGAACCACTGGGGAAAACCTGTCGCACCAGGTGATTTCAGACTTCCCATTTTTGATTGAAGATAGTGTGTACTACTGCGGGTTTAACTCGGCAAAGTCCTATGGAGGGCATAGCTATTTTGTGCAACATCCAGATGGAAACTGGTTGATTGACTCGCCACGCTTCTTGCCGCACCTGACTCGTCCCGTCGAGGATCTTGGCGGAATTCGCTTTATTTTCCTGACCCATCGCGACGATGTGGCCGAAGCCGCCAGCTATGCCCGCAAATTCAAAGCCGAACGCATCATCCATCGCGATGAGCTTTCCGCCCAACCAGAGGCCGAACGCATCATTGACGGTGTGGAAACCATCACCTTTCATCCGGATTTTCAGATTATTCCGACTCCCGGTCACACTCGTGGACACATGGTACTGTGCTACCGCAACCGGTTTTTATTCACGGGCGACCATCTGTGGTGGAGTCGCGTCCGCCAGGGATTATCAGCTTCGGCTGAGTACTGCTGGTATTCATTTCCAGAACAACTCAAATCACTGGCAAAACTCAAAAACTATTCATTTGAATGGGTTTTGCCTGGACACGGCCAGCGTGTACATCTTC